One genomic region from candidate division KSB1 bacterium encodes:
- a CDS encoding aminotransferase class V-fold PLP-dependent enzyme produces MKNNFDDQKETVEVHSSRRRFLKQFAGGVAASAILPSAILANSEILSKISRTKIPISDSTVASGESYWKMVKEQFPLRPGFILMNSANLCPAPYPVSETVFRLQRDVDADASFQNRGKFREMRQKSLIALADYLGTDSDELVITRNTTEGNNMVISGLDLKAGDEVVIWDQNHPTNNVAWDVRAQRFGFTVKRVSTPKSPNSPEDLIQPFKNALTNKTRVLGFSHISNISGVALPAQQICTLARDRGIMTLIDGAQSFGFMNLKLHEIGCDFFTGSAHKWFMGPKEAGILYVRKDRVKDLWPSMVGVGWDQAKDKGANKFSTLGQRDDATVSAMAKAVEFHKHIGKERVDARIRELAASIKTEVQKKIPNAVFRTPLDANLSSGVVVFNIPGMDLRKTFNQLYKDHNIGCATTRGEFAGMRLSPNIYNLLEEVDRVVDTIRNLV; encoded by the coding sequence ATGAAAAACAATTTTGATGACCAAAAAGAAACTGTTGAAGTTCATTCTTCACGACGAAGGTTTTTGAAACAATTTGCAGGAGGTGTTGCTGCATCTGCTATTCTGCCATCTGCGATACTTGCCAATTCCGAAATTCTATCTAAAATATCTAGAACTAAAATTCCAATATCAGATTCAACTGTTGCTTCAGGTGAAAGCTATTGGAAAATGGTCAAGGAGCAATTTCCACTTCGACCCGGTTTTATTTTAATGAATTCCGCCAATCTCTGTCCAGCGCCCTATCCGGTTAGTGAAACTGTGTTCCGTTTGCAACGCGATGTCGATGCGGATGCTTCCTTTCAGAACCGGGGTAAGTTTCGTGAAATGCGCCAGAAATCTCTGATTGCGCTAGCGGATTACCTGGGGACTGATTCCGATGAATTGGTGATTACACGCAATACCACCGAAGGCAACAACATGGTTATTAGTGGCCTGGATTTAAAAGCCGGTGATGAAGTCGTCATTTGGGACCAGAACCATCCCACCAATAATGTCGCCTGGGATGTGCGGGCGCAGCGATTCGGTTTTACTGTAAAACGTGTTTCAACACCGAAATCACCGAATTCTCCGGAGGATCTTATTCAACCATTTAAAAACGCATTGACCAACAAAACCCGGGTGCTTGGATTCTCTCACATATCCAATATCTCAGGAGTCGCTTTGCCGGCTCAACAAATTTGTACCCTTGCAAGAGATCGAGGAATCATGACATTGATCGATGGCGCGCAAAGCTTTGGTTTTATGAATTTGAAGCTACATGAAATCGGCTGTGATTTTTTCACTGGAAGCGCCCATAAATGGTTTATGGGACCCAAAGAAGCCGGGATTCTCTATGTTCGCAAGGATAGAGTCAAAGATTTATGGCCATCCATGGTGGGGGTCGGATGGGATCAGGCCAAGGATAAAGGTGCAAATAAATTTTCTACTTTGGGACAGCGAGATGATGCAACAGTGTCGGCAATGGCAAAGGCAGTTGAATTTCACAAGCACATCGGTAAGGAACGTGTAGATGCGCGAATCCGAGAATTGGCAGCTTCGATCAAAACAGAAGTTCAAAAAAAAATTCCCAATGCAGTTTTTCGAACACCTCTGGATGCCAATTTAAGCAGCGGCGTTGTTGTATTTAATATCCCGGGCATGGACTTAAGGAAAACTTTTAACCAACTCTACAAGGATCATAACATCGGTTGTGCAACTACCAGGGGTGAGTTCGCCGGCATGCGATTGAGTCCGAATATCTATAATCTGTTGGAGGAAGTGGATAGGGTTGTTGATACGATTAGAAATTTAGTCTAA
- a CDS encoding ABC transporter permease has product MLLNYIKIAFRNMVHQKLYSGINIVGLAIGIGCCLLIFLFVRNELSYDKFHQNAENIYRVYVTEDPPDRDAFTYVQTPALMAEAMEKSFPEVESAVRVLTRTDNLRFGDKNFSENYHLVDSDFFEIFSFPLIAGNPSTVLQNLNSVVLTESMASKIFGSTDILNQTLSIKLGNAFHDFTITGIAKDCPTNSSIQFSIAIPFDNARSFMRPRALTSWFNVFLETYVVLSAALAHPEMESKLEAVVKNNYSKEGADIVTLQLQSITDIHLNPDIPAGFVATSDPIYSTILSIVALLVLGIACINFMILSIGRSASRTKEVGVRKVLGALKSQLIKQFWGEAVLMSFIAMVLGTLLAIIFLPYFNEIANKQLAFAVDFFSLAIFAFLILLVAITAGSYPAFILSRFQPAEVVKGESKLGGTKLFGRSLVVVQFTISIFLIVSTLIMLDQIEYLQTKNLGFNDEQVLVIRNNSPAAQGKMLVERLRNQLANKDAVLSVSGASATFASPWTIMGFRDNQAEFKQFYQITVDHDYLQTLEIELADGRDFSKDFATDSTDAVIVNQAMVKFFNWQSPLGQSFPGKNFPPHQIIGVVKDFNFQSLQNEIAPLAIVLNPMTLLRGINDISTSFSPRSVNFINVRIQPDRIPQTIDLVKSAWQSSAANQPFQFSFLDEDVDQQYREEERWGKIVGYASSFAILIACLGLFGLATLTVARRTKEIGIRKVLGANVSNILFMLTNDFGKLVIIGTILAWPIAYFAMRNWLEDFAYRIGIGIENFILATAFAILIALVAIGYQSIKAALENPVKSIKYE; this is encoded by the coding sequence ATGCTGCTGAATTACATCAAAATAGCCTTTCGCAATATGGTTCATCAAAAACTCTACTCAGGCATCAACATTGTCGGGCTGGCCATCGGCATCGGTTGCTGCTTGTTGATTTTTCTTTTTGTGCGAAATGAGCTGAGTTATGACAAATTTCATCAAAATGCCGAGAACATTTACCGTGTGTACGTGACCGAAGATCCACCTGACCGTGATGCCTTCACATACGTTCAAACACCAGCGCTCATGGCAGAAGCCATGGAAAAATCATTTCCGGAAGTGGAAAGCGCAGTTAGAGTACTAACAAGAACTGACAACCTGAGATTCGGCGATAAAAATTTTTCCGAAAATTATCATTTAGTAGATTCAGATTTCTTCGAAATCTTTTCTTTCCCATTAATAGCCGGTAATCCATCAACGGTTTTACAAAATTTAAATTCGGTTGTATTAACCGAAAGTATGGCCAGTAAAATATTTGGTTCCACCGACATCCTCAATCAAACCCTTTCGATTAAACTTGGCAATGCTTTTCATGATTTCACGATCACCGGAATCGCCAAAGATTGTCCGACAAATTCCAGTATTCAATTCAGCATCGCAATTCCTTTTGATAATGCTCGCAGCTTCATGAGACCACGCGCATTAACCAGCTGGTTCAACGTTTTCCTGGAAACCTACGTGGTACTCTCTGCTGCTTTGGCCCATCCGGAAATGGAAAGCAAATTGGAGGCTGTCGTTAAGAACAACTACTCGAAAGAGGGTGCAGATATTGTTACTCTACAGCTTCAATCCATAACGGATATCCACCTGAACCCGGATATTCCGGCTGGCTTTGTAGCAACAAGCGACCCAATATATTCGACGATTCTTAGCATCGTCGCATTGCTGGTCCTCGGCATTGCTTGCATTAATTTTATGATATTATCCATCGGACGATCTGCTAGCCGGACGAAGGAAGTCGGAGTGCGAAAAGTATTAGGTGCATTGAAAAGTCAATTAATTAAACAATTTTGGGGCGAAGCGGTGTTAATGAGTTTTATCGCAATGGTTTTGGGAACACTTTTGGCAATTATATTCTTGCCTTATTTCAATGAAATTGCCAATAAACAACTGGCATTTGCAGTTGATTTTTTTAGTTTGGCAATTTTCGCTTTCTTAATACTTTTGGTTGCCATAACTGCCGGAAGTTATCCGGCATTCATTCTCTCCAGGTTTCAACCTGCCGAGGTGGTCAAAGGAGAATCGAAACTGGGTGGCACAAAACTGTTTGGCAGAAGTTTGGTTGTGGTTCAATTTACCATATCCATTTTTTTAATCGTTAGCACACTGATTATGCTGGATCAAATAGAATATCTGCAAACGAAAAACCTGGGATTTAATGATGAACAAGTTTTAGTGATTCGCAATAATAGCCCTGCAGCTCAGGGGAAAATGCTGGTTGAACGCTTGCGAAATCAACTTGCCAACAAGGATGCGGTTCTGAGTGTTTCCGGAGCTTCCGCAACTTTTGCCAGCCCCTGGACTATTATGGGATTCCGAGACAACCAGGCTGAATTTAAACAGTTCTACCAAATTACGGTTGATCATGATTATTTGCAGACCCTGGAAATCGAATTGGCTGATGGCCGCGACTTTTCCAAAGATTTTGCTACAGACTCAACCGATGCAGTAATTGTTAACCAGGCAATGGTAAAGTTTTTTAATTGGCAGTCTCCGCTGGGTCAAAGCTTCCCGGGCAAGAATTTTCCTCCCCACCAAATCATTGGAGTGGTAAAGGATTTCAATTTTCAATCATTACAAAATGAAATTGCACCTTTAGCAATTGTACTCAATCCGATGACTCTTCTTCGCGGCATAAACGATATATCCACTTCCTTTTCACCGCGGTCGGTTAATTTTATCAATGTTAGGATCCAACCGGATCGAATCCCACAAACCATCGACCTGGTAAAATCAGCCTGGCAAAGCAGTGCGGCCAATCAACCCTTTCAATTCAGTTTTCTTGATGAAGATGTGGATCAACAATATCGGGAAGAGGAAAGATGGGGTAAGATTGTCGGCTACGCTTCTTCATTTGCTATTCTAATTGCATGTCTTGGCTTGTTTGGATTGGCAACATTGACAGTTGCACGGCGCACAAAAGAAATCGGCATACGAAAAGTATTGGGCGCAAATGTTAGCAATATCCTTTTCATGCTAACAAACGATTTTGGTAAACTTGTTATCATAGGAACAATTTTAGCATGGCCAATCGCCTACTTCGCCATGAGGAATTGGCTGGAGGATTTCGCTTACAGAATCGGAATTGGCATAGAGAATTTCATTTTAGCAACAGCCTTTGCGATTCTTATCGCTTTAGTTGCTATCGGTTATCAATCGATCAAAGCAGCGTTGGAGAATCCGGTAAAGTCGATTAAGTATGAATGA
- a CDS encoding amidase, whose product MDQNQTDSQDSSNMKRREFLQLSALGGAMALTGAAVSCSQNISKTKVADFELDEMTIAEIQKGMESGQYSAKKITELYLSRIEEIDRSGPKVNSVLEVNPDAIEIAEALDKERAEKGARGPMHGIPILIKDNIDTADKMTTTAGSHALAGSIALQDSFVAQKLRQAGAIILGKTNLSEWANFRSSRSSSGWSGRGGQTNNPYVLDRNPCGSSSGSAAATAASLCAAAIGTETNGSVVCPSSANSIVGIKPTVGLISRTGIIPIAHSQDTAGPMARTVADAAALLGALTGIDERDDASKQSQGKAHTDYTQFLDPNGLKGMRIGVARNSFGFHEKVDKLMEDAIEVMKQQGAVIIDEAKIETHRQYNPHAFQVLLYEFKADLNKYLAGLSPNVKVKTLKDIIEFNEQNRDIEMPYFEQETFLKAEEKGPLTEKEYLEALETGRRLAGKEGIDATMAKHNLDAIIAPTGGPPWPTDLINGDHFGGGSSSAAAISGYPNITVPAGYIFGLPVGISFFAEAYSDPKLIKITYAFEQAAKHRQPPKFLPSVDLTIPEIA is encoded by the coding sequence ATGGATCAAAATCAAACTGACTCACAAGACTCTTCGAACATGAAAAGAAGAGAATTCCTCCAGCTTTCAGCGCTCGGTGGCGCTATGGCTTTAACCGGGGCTGCGGTATCCTGTAGCCAGAATATTTCAAAGACAAAAGTTGCCGATTTTGAGCTGGATGAGATGACCATTGCGGAAATACAAAAAGGGATGGAATCCGGGCAATATTCTGCTAAGAAGATTACAGAACTTTATCTTTCACGAATTGAAGAGATCGATCGCTCGGGTCCAAAAGTGAATTCCGTATTGGAAGTCAACCCGGATGCCATTGAAATCGCCGAAGCCCTGGATAAGGAACGAGCCGAAAAAGGCGCTAGAGGACCCATGCATGGTATTCCAATTTTGATCAAAGACAATATCGATACTGCCGATAAAATGACCACTACGGCGGGCTCGCACGCTTTAGCCGGCTCAATTGCGTTGCAGGACTCATTCGTAGCTCAAAAACTCAGGCAAGCGGGTGCAATTATACTTGGGAAAACCAATTTGAGTGAATGGGCCAATTTCCGTTCCAGTCGTTCATCGAGCGGATGGAGCGGAAGGGGAGGCCAGACGAACAATCCTTACGTCCTGGATCGAAATCCATGTGGCTCAAGTTCCGGTTCGGCCGCTGCAACCGCCGCGAGTCTTTGTGCAGCCGCAATCGGGACAGAAACCAATGGATCGGTTGTATGCCCTTCATCGGCAAATTCAATTGTCGGGATTAAACCAACTGTCGGGTTGATCAGCCGAACGGGTATCATTCCTATCGCCCACAGCCAGGATACAGCCGGACCGATGGCGAGAACCGTTGCGGATGCAGCTGCTTTGTTGGGCGCTCTCACTGGCATCGATGAAAGAGACGATGCGAGCAAACAAAGCCAGGGAAAAGCGCATACGGATTACACCCAATTCCTGGATCCAAACGGCTTGAAGGGAATGCGAATCGGTGTTGCACGCAATTCTTTCGGCTTCCATGAAAAAGTCGACAAATTGATGGAAGATGCCATTGAAGTGATGAAACAGCAGGGTGCGGTCATCATCGATGAAGCCAAAATAGAAACACATCGACAATACAACCCCCACGCTTTCCAGGTTCTTTTGTACGAATTCAAGGCAGATCTGAACAAATATTTGGCCGGACTTTCTCCAAATGTAAAAGTAAAAACCCTCAAAGATATCATAGAATTTAATGAGCAAAACCGAGATATCGAAATGCCTTACTTTGAGCAAGAGACCTTTTTAAAAGCTGAAGAAAAGGGACCGTTGACCGAAAAAGAGTACCTCGAAGCCCTGGAAACAGGGCGTCGTCTTGCTGGCAAAGAAGGAATCGATGCAACCATGGCGAAACATAATCTTGATGCAATTATAGCGCCGACCGGAGGGCCGCCATGGCCAACCGATTTAATCAACGGCGACCATTTTGGTGGGGGCAGTTCGTCTGCTGCTGCAATCTCCGGTTATCCGAACATCACCGTTCCCGCTGGTTATATTTTTGGTTTGCCGGTAGGTATTTCGTTTTTTGCTGAAGCTTATAGCGATCCTAAGCTCATTAAAATCACATATGCCTTTGAGCAGGCCGCGAAACATCGGCAACCTCCGAAATTTTTGCCGAGCGTTGATTTAACGATCCCTGAGATTGCTTAG